A window from Thiomicrorhabdus sp. encodes these proteins:
- a CDS encoding type IV pilus twitching motility protein PilT — MSCESVGEVFERLLTDCVQNGGSDLHLTVDRPVVFRISGELKTVDGVCISKDDLQAIARHILSDSQWQLYEQDGQVDFGYTSELGYRFRANLYRSMNQPCLALRYLSDDFLSFSELGLPEYVQGLANLKDGLVLVTGATGSGKSTTLAALINHINRTQNRHIITIEDPVEFVYQAQKSIIHQRELVTDVSSFASAVRASLREDPDVILVGELRDRETVQAAISAAETGHLVFSTLHTNDAVGTVDRVVGFFPGEEQGIARSRFAMCLRSVISQKLIRLDHRNGRAAALEIMHVNKAVSNLIAMDRSKQLYSVIETSRAEGMQTMDQAFVELVKRGAISPYRAREMASNPQAVDKLLRLFA, encoded by the coding sequence ATGAGCTGTGAAAGTGTTGGAGAGGTGTTTGAGCGTTTATTAACCGACTGCGTGCAAAATGGGGGTTCCGATCTTCATCTGACCGTGGATCGCCCGGTGGTGTTTCGAATCAGCGGTGAACTGAAAACCGTTGATGGCGTGTGTATTTCGAAAGACGATCTGCAAGCCATTGCCAGACATATTTTGTCCGACAGCCAGTGGCAACTGTATGAACAGGACGGGCAGGTGGATTTCGGTTATACCTCGGAACTCGGCTACCGTTTTCGCGCCAATTTGTACCGGTCGATGAATCAGCCATGTCTGGCGTTGCGTTATCTAAGTGATGATTTTCTCTCTTTTTCCGAACTTGGGCTGCCTGAATATGTTCAGGGACTGGCAAATTTGAAAGACGGCCTGGTTTTGGTAACCGGTGCGACCGGAAGCGGAAAATCAACCACGCTGGCGGCACTGATCAATCATATCAACCGCACACAGAATCGCCACATTATCACGATTGAAGACCCGGTGGAATTTGTCTATCAGGCACAGAAGTCGATTATCCATCAACGTGAGTTGGTGACCGATGTGAGCAGCTTTGCCAGTGCGGTGCGGGCGTCTCTGCGAGAGGATCCTGACGTCATCCTGGTTGGAGAGTTGCGCGACCGTGAGACGGTTCAGGCAGCGATCAGTGCCGCCGAAACCGGACACCTGGTGTTTTCGACTTTGCATACGAATGATGCCGTCGGCACAGTGGATCGGGTGGTTGGCTTTTTCCCCGGCGAGGAGCAGGGAATTGCACGCAGCCGTTTTGCAATGTGTCTGCGTAGTGTGATTTCACAAAAACTGATTCGTCTGGATCACCGAAATGGTCGTGCGGCGGCACTGGAAATTATGCATGTCAATAAGGCGGTCAGCAATCTGATTGCGATGGATCGGAGCAAGCAGTTGTATTCGGTGATTGAAACCAGCCGGGCGGAAGGTATGCAGACAATGGATCAGGCGTTTGTCGAGCTGGTCAAACGTGGTGCGATCAGTCCGTACCGCGCCAGAGAGATGGCGAGTAATCCGCAGGCGGTGGATAAGTTGTTGCGCCTGTTTGCGTAG
- a CDS encoding GspE/PulE family protein, whose translation MIKNESILTTAALQVGLIDVDTLNDLRPQARRERRSVLELLMRHYRFPESAFYQALAQQYELPYIHADQLDASAAPLARLSVNLLLRKEVLPVHLDGQLYLAMQDPHDRVVLDLVQRALGEKVLPAVAEPDALKYALASMHATAEEDEFDAVLALDGLMKQSYVRRASDIHIEPGHDFTRVRMRVDGMMQTLGMRLTLAETEALVNRIKVLSDMDISEQRLPQDGGLTYRVQDWDLPEMDIRVASIPTRWGERITMRILGAIEDALQLDQLGMPQQVVGRLKEVLQLPHGMLLVTGPTGSGKSTTLYACIRAMNANEKNILTVEDPVEQNLPGISQVQMTSKVNFSSALRSFLRHDPDVILVGEVRDLETAETALKASMTGHLVLSTLHTNNAISAVSRLVNLGCDRYLVGTTVVGIMAQRLVCRLCDHCKQPYEADESERALLGMDAEDGPVTLYKATGCPVCNGTGCQGRVGLYEALWVDHRVSDAIVGEVAEHQLRESENFFSLWDSARQRILDGEVSLEDVQHYHIDYGAETDG comes from the coding sequence TTGATTAAAAACGAATCTATTTTGACTACCGCCGCGTTGCAGGTGGGGTTGATTGATGTTGATACGCTGAACGACTTACGTCCGCAGGCACGCCGGGAAAGACGTTCCGTGCTGGAGTTATTGATGCGCCATTACCGTTTTCCGGAAAGCGCCTTTTATCAAGCTCTGGCACAGCAGTATGAACTGCCGTATATCCATGCGGATCAACTGGATGCAAGTGCCGCCCCGCTTGCCAGACTCTCGGTGAATCTGTTGTTGCGCAAAGAGGTATTGCCGGTGCATCTGGACGGACAGTTGTATCTGGCCATGCAGGACCCTCACGATCGGGTGGTTCTGGACTTGGTGCAACGCGCCCTGGGGGAGAAAGTATTACCGGCGGTGGCGGAGCCCGACGCTTTGAAATATGCGTTGGCGTCAATGCATGCAACGGCCGAAGAAGATGAATTCGATGCGGTTTTGGCGTTGGACGGCCTGATGAAGCAGAGCTATGTCCGCCGTGCTTCGGACATCCATATCGAACCGGGACATGATTTTACCCGTGTACGAATGCGCGTCGACGGCATGATGCAAACGTTAGGGATGCGTTTGACCCTGGCGGAAACCGAGGCACTGGTCAACCGGATCAAAGTGCTGTCGGATATGGATATTTCCGAACAGCGTTTGCCTCAGGACGGTGGTCTGACTTACCGGGTTCAGGACTGGGATTTGCCGGAAATGGACATTCGTGTCGCCTCAATTCCGACCCGTTGGGGGGAACGCATTACGATGCGTATTCTCGGAGCGATTGAAGATGCTTTGCAACTGGATCAGCTCGGCATGCCGCAACAGGTTGTCGGTCGTCTGAAAGAGGTGCTGCAGTTGCCGCACGGCATGCTACTGGTGACTGGCCCGACCGGGAGCGGTAAATCGACCACACTTTATGCCTGTATCCGGGCCATGAACGCCAATGAAAAAAATATTTTGACGGTGGAAGACCCCGTTGAACAGAATCTGCCGGGTATCAGTCAGGTGCAAATGACGTCGAAAGTGAATTTCAGCAGCGCTCTGCGTTCGTTTCTGCGTCACGATCCGGATGTTATTTTGGTCGGCGAGGTGCGTGATCTCGAAACGGCGGAAACCGCTTTAAAAGCGTCTATGACAGGGCATCTGGTGCTTTCCACCTTACATACCAATAATGCCATCAGTGCGGTTTCGCGACTGGTGAATTTGGGTTGCGACCGTTATTTGGTTGGAACGACGGTGGTCGGCATTATGGCGCAACGTCTGGTGTGTCGTTTGTGCGATCACTGCAAACAGCCCTATGAGGCGGATGAAAGTGAGCGTGCTTTGCTGGGTATGGATGCCGAAGACGGGCCAGTCACGCTTTATAAAGCGACGGGATGCCCGGTTTGTAACGGTACCGGGTGTCAGGGGCGTGTCGGTTTGTATGAAGCCTTGTGGGTTGATCACCGTGTCAGTGATGCCATCGTTGGCGAAGTGGCCGAACATCAATTGCGAGAGTCGGAGAATTTTTTCAGTTTGTGGGACAGTGCCCGCCAGAGAATTCTGGACGGAGAAGTGTCTCTGGAAGATGTTCAGCATTACCACATTGATTACGGAGCCGAAACAGATGGCTGA
- a CDS encoding type II secretion system F family protein produces MADFRYVALDKQGKEVRGTLDVESETEVASELRLQGLFIVEIEKLQGHKQRLIDYLGHLNPRRYKRVASADLLMFFRQMSLLLRSGHTIVQALESVEPLIKRYRLKRAVKRMVVNIQEGMTFSAAMAEEKSVFPDIAVSLLTAGEVTGETDKIMGRLSEDLDKAIEIKRKLISSLTYPLIVVLASIAVILFLVIGVVPKFATFLGARNAELPASTQALMDMSEWMQDYGPMLGIGVAIAVFLILAAYTQEKSRFFIDRMILKLPLIGSSIIAAGMAKTSWTLSMMLASGLTVLDSVRIASAINANSVLKHSFNQAAERIVQGEKLAVALRQKEIPDMVLHLVASGEVSGELGEVFDELGAFYHKELDSRIKAMTSMIEPALTLIVGGMVGFVYVSFFQAIFAVATGGR; encoded by the coding sequence ATGGCTGATTTTCGTTATGTCGCGCTGGATAAACAAGGTAAGGAAGTCCGCGGAACGCTGGATGTTGAAAGCGAAACTGAGGTCGCCTCCGAGTTGCGTTTGCAGGGATTGTTTATCGTTGAAATCGAGAAGCTGCAAGGCCATAAACAGCGACTGATTGATTATCTGGGGCATTTGAATCCGCGGCGTTATAAACGTGTCGCTTCTGCGGATCTGCTGATGTTTTTCCGGCAGATGTCGTTGCTGTTGCGTTCCGGACACACGATTGTGCAGGCGTTGGAGTCGGTAGAACCACTCATCAAGCGCTACCGTTTGAAAAGAGCGGTTAAACGCATGGTGGTGAATATTCAGGAAGGCATGACGTTTTCGGCGGCAATGGCTGAGGAAAAGTCGGTTTTTCCGGATATTGCCGTCAGTTTGCTCACTGCCGGAGAAGTGACCGGAGAAACGGACAAAATCATGGGGCGTTTGTCCGAGGATCTGGATAAAGCGATCGAAATCAAGCGCAAATTAATTTCCAGCTTGACGTATCCGTTGATCGTGGTTTTGGCTTCTATTGCGGTCATTCTGTTTCTGGTGATCGGGGTTGTACCGAAGTTTGCCACTTTTTTGGGCGCGCGGAATGCTGAACTGCCCGCTTCGACCCAGGCGTTGATGGACATGTCGGAGTGGATGCAGGATTACGGTCCGATGCTGGGCATCGGTGTCGCAATCGCCGTTTTTCTGATTTTAGCGGCCTATACCCAGGAAAAAAGCCGGTTTTTTATTGACCGGATGATTTTGAAACTGCCGCTGATCGGTAGCTCGATTATTGCCGCCGGGATGGCGAAAACCAGCTGGACACTGTCGATGATGCTGGCGAGCGGTTTGACCGTGCTGGATTCGGTAAGGATTGCTTCGGCGATCAATGCAAACAGCGTTTTAAAACACAGTTTTAATCAAGCGGCCGAGAGGATTGTACAGGGTGAAAAACTGGCGGTCGCTTTAAGACAGAAAGAAATTCCGGATATGGTTTTACACCTGGTCGCTTCGGGTGAAGTGAGCGGGGAATTGGGCGAAGTGTTCGATGAATTGGGTGCTTTTTACCACAAAGAGTTGGATTCGCGGATTAAGGCGATGACCTCAATGATCGAACCGGCTTTGACGTTGATCGTCGGCGGAATGGTTGGGTTTGTGTATGTGTCTTTTTTCCAGGCGATTTTTGCCGTCGCGACGGGTGGAAGGTAA
- a CDS encoding secretin N-terminal domain-containing protein, producing the protein MKKSMKAALLTLFLATLPGALYAEDSKNADQEETSAKTLFAAEEEQTPKQKRADYIGDIEFKELTTQDAVRILSELSGQNVIVTKDASKVRFSLFIRKASLEEAVDSMCRVTGLWYRKGQDSNVFVVMTRDQFKEDVLVYRNESTKVFTLKHQNVVSAANSIRALFGTRVILQEPETDESYEFDGDMDSGNSSSSSSVSSNRNSRNNRSRNNNYQNLGSNAQANELAGDAETLESLTTAKLEQIGARTRLTESDVSGMIQAAPIRVTYNSLHNLLLVRSSDERALQDIEQLIKEIDQPAKQVLLQMKIMRVALGEDEDSVFDFQYTDSKTTSGPSSSSTQNPLSSGSSIPEQVFGLGMKPDQLTTGSLLFQVANSNWLAKLAFLETENRTKLISTPLIMASNNKEAEIFIGEERPLVENVSSSGGTVSDGVVQPIVVTTEISKKDIGTKLKIWPRINSDATVTLDIEQEISQIKEGAATIPVSTGGSTLENYSIDTYTTTQLTLTAVAKHAQTIAIGGLIEESKSDDVRGIPGVNKIPVLKDALSSKEKAFSRSELVILIKPYIYDSVDLTGEGLKRVQQELSLDEQKDLLDDEARKSARERGKYGDLNLQNMEAVAQTVQELLNDPGQFDSGTGLDWFHDSLLVNTLGTVEKNGLFFTRVVVTNQQRSRLMLDENSLGDYWSGLAWVFPHGEKEVRIDGYATRSAILISGQPVEQVLAAQKVPVRYVMNAAGNGPAAGIGVKK; encoded by the coding sequence ATGAAAAAGTCCATGAAGGCGGCGCTACTGACCTTATTTCTGGCAACCTTGCCGGGAGCGCTCTATGCAGAAGATTCAAAAAATGCGGATCAGGAAGAAACGTCGGCGAAAACACTCTTTGCAGCCGAAGAAGAGCAAACGCCCAAACAAAAAAGGGCAGATTATATTGGCGATATCGAGTTTAAAGAATTGACCACTCAGGATGCTGTGAGAATTTTGTCCGAACTTTCGGGACAGAATGTCATCGTAACCAAAGATGCTTCCAAGGTGCGTTTTTCTCTGTTTATTCGCAAGGCTTCACTGGAAGAAGCGGTTGACAGTATGTGCCGAGTGACCGGTTTATGGTATCGCAAAGGTCAGGATTCGAACGTTTTCGTGGTGATGACCCGTGATCAGTTTAAAGAAGATGTACTGGTATACCGTAATGAATCGACCAAAGTCTTTACTTTGAAACATCAGAACGTCGTCAGTGCGGCAAATTCCATCCGCGCTTTGTTTGGCACGCGGGTGATTCTGCAGGAACCGGAAACCGATGAAAGTTACGAATTCGACGGAGACATGGATTCGGGGAATAGCAGTTCCAGCAGCAGCGTGAGCAGTAACCGAAATTCGAGAAACAACCGTTCAAGAAATAACAATTACCAGAATCTCGGCTCAAATGCACAAGCTAATGAATTGGCTGGTGATGCGGAAACGCTGGAATCTCTAACTACCGCAAAGCTGGAACAGATCGGGGCGAGAACCCGGCTGACGGAATCAGATGTGAGCGGAATGATTCAGGCGGCGCCGATTCGCGTGACCTATAACAGCCTGCATAACTTGTTATTGGTAAGAAGCAGCGACGAAAGGGCTTTGCAGGACATCGAGCAGTTGATCAAAGAGATCGACCAGCCCGCGAAGCAGGTTTTGCTGCAAATGAAAATTATGCGGGTTGCTCTGGGTGAGGACGAAGATTCGGTTTTTGATTTTCAATATACCGATAGCAAAACAACTTCCGGGCCGAGTTCATCGTCGACGCAGAATCCGCTGAGTTCCGGCAGCAGTATTCCCGAGCAGGTGTTCGGTCTGGGGATGAAGCCGGATCAGTTGACTACCGGCAGCCTGCTGTTTCAGGTGGCAAACAGTAACTGGCTCGCCAAGCTGGCGTTTCTGGAAACGGAGAATCGTACCAAACTGATTTCCACCCCTTTGATTATGGCATCGAATAACAAGGAGGCGGAGATCTTTATCGGCGAGGAACGTCCGCTGGTTGAAAATGTCTCCTCGTCAGGGGGAACCGTATCCGATGGCGTCGTGCAGCCGATTGTGGTGACAACGGAAATCTCTAAAAAGGATATTGGAACGAAATTGAAAATCTGGCCGCGGATTAACTCCGATGCAACGGTAACGTTGGACATCGAGCAGGAAATTTCCCAAATCAAGGAAGGGGCGGCCACGATTCCGGTTTCAACCGGTGGATCGACTTTGGAAAATTATTCGATCGATACCTACACTACGACTCAGCTGACCTTGACGGCCGTTGCCAAACACGCCCAGACCATTGCGATCGGCGGTTTGATCGAGGAAAGCAAAAGCGACGATGTTAGAGGAATCCCGGGTGTGAATAAAATCCCGGTTTTAAAAGACGCTTTATCAAGTAAGGAAAAAGCTTTCAGTCGCAGTGAACTGGTGATTCTTATCAAACCCTATATCTATGACTCGGTTGATCTGACCGGAGAAGGCCTGAAACGGGTTCAGCAGGAACTCAGTCTGGATGAGCAAAAGGATCTTCTAGATGACGAGGCGCGAAAATCTGCCCGAGAGCGCGGTAAATACGGTGATCTGAACCTGCAGAATATGGAAGCGGTTGCGCAGACGGTGCAAGAACTGTTAAACGATCCGGGACAGTTTGATAGCGGAACCGGACTTGACTGGTTCCATGATTCTCTGTTGGTGAATACACTGGGAACCGTTGAGAAAAACGGTTTGTTTTTCACCCGGGTTGTGGTCACCAATCAGCAGAGATCCAGGTTGATGTTGGATGAAAACAGTCTTGGAGATTATTGGAGTGGGCTGGCGTGGGTTTTCCCCCACGGAGAAAAAGAGGTTCGGATCGATGGTTATGCAACTCGTTCGGCGATCTTGATTTCCGGTCAGCCGGTGGAACAGGTTCTGGCTGCACAGAAGGTTCCAGTGCGTTATGTCATGAACGCTGCCGGGAACGGACCGGCGGCCGGGATCGGAGTCAAAAAATGA
- a CDS encoding lipoprotein, which translates to MKKIILIALGAVVLSACASSQSVQKRFQLEGERRAVAEKAVFPKSGMVVLYLKSDATERKYKRMDFAY; encoded by the coding sequence ATGAAGAAAATCATCTTGATTGCTTTGGGGGCGGTTGTGTTAAGTGCCTGTGCTTCGTCGCAATCCGTACAGAAACGTTTTCAGCTTGAGGGCGAGCGTCGAGCGGTTGCGGAAAAAGCGGTGTTTCCCAAGTCGGGGATGGTGGTGTTGTATCTAAAGAGCGATGCGACCGAACGCAAATACAAGCGAATGGATTTTGCGTATTAG
- a CDS encoding di-heme oxidoredictase family protein, which produces MHSGEVSNAHPVEEIGKGGLSRVLIISLFGLGVALLALLVQAYRSYVVPFEGYGEASMNYLEKEDPRSLSGGDLTHFHSGKLAYEQEAPNLSWGLSAAFDRGDGVFERTVTPSVPSNWRYDADGLGPHFNNVSCEACHVSDGRAMPPKNRFEPLSGMFFRISVPGKGLHGQPMAPHPGIGYQIADRGIDGVPAEADTRISWLEMPGSFADGETFSLRKPIFHILTSANVDIRSDSIIEARIANPVFGLGLLEAIPEETILNWADESDADGDGISGKPNYVWNPEKGENELGRFGWKANNSTLRMQTADAAFNDIGLTNPMFRELTSEYHPDFLAYQNCRPEQKECLQAYDSGKLEMSEAQMNDVTTYLQFLGVPYRRDVTNPLALKGEAVFHQIGCANCHKTEVKTAGHKWSRLNNQTIHPYTDLLLHDMGEGLSGRPDFRAEKREWRTAPLWGIGLTKTVNGHDYFLHDGRARGLQEAILWHGGEAEAAKQRYMQLEKANREALLVFLNSL; this is translated from the coding sequence ATGCATTCGGGAGAGGTTTCTAACGCCCACCCGGTTGAAGAGATCGGGAAAGGGGGGCTGAGTCGGGTTTTGATTATCAGCCTGTTCGGCCTTGGGGTGGCGTTACTGGCGTTGCTGGTTCAAGCGTATCGTTCCTATGTCGTGCCGTTTGAGGGGTATGGCGAAGCGTCGATGAATTATCTGGAAAAAGAAGATCCAAGAAGCTTAAGTGGAGGCGATTTGACGCATTTTCATTCTGGAAAACTGGCGTACGAACAGGAAGCGCCAAACCTTTCCTGGGGATTATCAGCCGCCTTTGATCGCGGTGACGGAGTGTTTGAACGTACCGTGACCCCGTCAGTTCCGTCAAACTGGCGATATGATGCGGATGGTTTGGGGCCTCATTTTAATAATGTTTCCTGCGAAGCATGTCATGTAAGTGACGGTCGCGCGATGCCGCCGAAAAACCGTTTTGAGCCGCTTTCCGGAATGTTTTTCCGTATTTCCGTTCCGGGTAAAGGGTTGCACGGTCAGCCAATGGCACCCCATCCTGGGATTGGTTATCAGATTGCCGATCGCGGAATTGACGGCGTTCCGGCGGAAGCGGATACACGGATTTCATGGTTGGAAATGCCTGGAAGTTTTGCGGATGGAGAAACGTTTTCGCTGCGTAAACCGATATTTCATATTTTAACGTCGGCTAATGTCGATATCCGTTCGGATTCGATCATTGAAGCGCGGATTGCCAATCCGGTATTTGGTTTAGGCTTGCTGGAAGCGATTCCGGAAGAGACGATTTTAAACTGGGCAGATGAAAGCGATGCCGACGGCGATGGTATTTCCGGCAAACCGAATTATGTCTGGAACCCGGAGAAGGGTGAAAACGAGCTGGGGCGGTTCGGTTGGAAAGCGAATAACTCCACCTTGCGGATGCAGACTGCGGATGCAGCCTTTAACGATATTGGCTTGACTAACCCGATGTTTAGAGAGTTAACCAGCGAATACCATCCGGATTTCCTCGCTTACCAGAATTGCCGCCCGGAGCAGAAAGAATGTCTGCAGGCCTACGATAGCGGCAAGTTGGAAATGTCTGAGGCGCAAATGAACGATGTGACGACCTATCTGCAATTTCTGGGGGTGCCTTATCGTCGTGATGTGACGAATCCACTGGCCTTAAAAGGCGAGGCTGTTTTTCATCAGATCGGGTGTGCGAACTGCCATAAAACCGAGGTGAAAACCGCTGGACACAAATGGTCGCGCCTAAACAATCAGACAATCCATCCTTATACGGATCTGCTCTTGCACGATATGGGGGAGGGCTTGTCAGGGCGCCCTGATTTCAGGGCGGAAAAACGTGAATGGCGAACTGCGCCGCTATGGGGCATTGGTTTAACGAAAACCGTAAACGGACATGACTATTTCCTGCATGACGGTCGGGCTCGCGGGCTTCAGGAAGCGATTCTCTGGCACGGCGGCGAAGCGGAAGCCGCCAAGCAGAGATATATGCAACTGGAAAAGGCTAACCGCGAAGCGCTTCTGGTATTTTTGAATTCACTCTAG
- a CDS encoding MoxR family ATPase — translation MTDNRTKVDAVLNTLNQIIIGKPHELKLIFSCFLADGHVLLEDLPGTGKTLLAQALSHVTGLEMKRVQGTNDLLPSDLIGTQVFSKQDETFRFIEGPVFTSLLLMDEINRMPPKSQSALLEAMEERRVTVGGEHRRLPVPFWVVATQNPYGQLGTFELPEAQLDRFLMSLSLGYPDRQSEAAILLGENKRDLLHKIAPVMSVDELMALRSAVAQVNLSENLVEYVLDLLQQTRFTDGFESGLSTRAAQSLLRAAQAWALIRGDNKVLPADIQEVFIPVAAHRLSGERHAVIAKLQAILDQVGVA, via the coding sequence GTGACAGATAACAGAACCAAAGTGGATGCGGTTTTAAACACCCTAAATCAGATTATTATCGGTAAACCACATGAGTTGAAACTGATTTTCAGCTGTTTTCTAGCGGATGGGCATGTACTGCTGGAAGACCTGCCGGGTACAGGAAAAACCCTGTTGGCGCAGGCACTGTCGCATGTTACCGGACTGGAGATGAAGCGTGTTCAGGGGACGAATGATTTGTTGCCGAGCGATTTAATCGGAACTCAGGTGTTCTCCAAGCAGGATGAGACTTTCCGTTTTATTGAAGGGCCGGTGTTTACCTCTCTGCTGTTAATGGATGAGATTAATCGTATGCCGCCAAAGTCGCAAAGTGCGCTTTTGGAAGCGATGGAAGAGCGCCGTGTGACCGTTGGTGGCGAGCATAGACGTTTGCCGGTGCCTTTTTGGGTAGTGGCAACACAAAACCCTTATGGACAGTTGGGAACCTTTGAGCTTCCGGAAGCGCAGTTGGATCGTTTCCTAATGAGTCTGTCGCTCGGTTACCCGGATCGTCAGTCGGAAGCGGCAATTCTGTTAGGTGAAAACAAACGCGATTTACTGCATAAAATTGCACCGGTAATGAGTGTAGATGAACTTATGGCACTGCGTTCAGCCGTTGCGCAAGTCAATCTCTCGGAAAACCTGGTTGAGTATGTGCTGGACCTGCTACAGCAGACTCGTTTTACAGACGGTTTTGAAAGTGGACTTTCGACCCGTGCTGCCCAGAGTTTACTGCGTGCCGCTCAGGCGTGGGCCCTGATTCGCGGTGATAACAAAGTTTTGCCGGCAGATATTCAGGAGGTGTTTATTCCGGTGGCGGCGCATCGTCTATCGGGTGAGCGCCATGCGGTAATCGCTAAACTACAGGCGATTCTCGATCAGGTAGGAGTTGCTTAA
- a CDS encoding DUF58 domain-containing protein, which produces MQQAKLGALRFKPTSLGWVFALMAVIGWVMAVNYNNNLLFMLVFVLIALLLISLLLGWLSFANLQLVGVKTAPGFVGEKLQLQLFIRNSGRTLAEAVFVDCRQQNGGWENITGKSTQSVELELNAERRGQLALTPLNLASIYPVGLFVLYRKVQTELSEWAYPAPRGALRLKELLDQQQNHSGIEADEMQSLRHYQPSDNPSHINWKAYARSEELMSSDFSGGLNASSLMIDGNSLKHLPLELRLSQLAKWVLEAERLGLEYGLKLDTSVLSAAKGHAHKHQCLQMLAAYQMEKSEQTVSETQQAPAANFMSRVKTLLARDMGRGKSA; this is translated from the coding sequence ATGCAGCAGGCGAAGCTGGGCGCTTTACGTTTTAAACCGACTTCTCTGGGATGGGTTTTCGCGCTTATGGCGGTGATTGGCTGGGTAATGGCGGTAAATTACAACAATAACCTGCTGTTTATGCTGGTGTTTGTACTGATAGCGTTACTTTTAATATCGCTACTGCTTGGTTGGCTCAGTTTTGCGAATTTGCAACTGGTCGGCGTTAAAACCGCACCGGGCTTTGTTGGCGAAAAGTTGCAGTTACAGCTGTTTATCCGTAATTCGGGGCGAACGCTGGCGGAAGCGGTGTTTGTTGATTGTCGACAGCAGAACGGCGGTTGGGAGAATATTACCGGCAAAAGTACACAAAGCGTTGAGTTAGAGCTGAATGCCGAGCGTCGTGGACAGCTTGCATTGACACCACTGAATCTCGCCAGCATCTATCCGGTCGGGCTGTTTGTGCTCTACCGCAAGGTGCAAACCGAGTTGAGTGAATGGGCTTATCCGGCGCCAAGAGGGGCATTGCGTCTTAAAGAGCTGTTAGACCAACAGCAGAATCACAGCGGCATTGAAGCGGATGAAATGCAGTCGCTGCGTCACTATCAACCTTCCGATAATCCAAGCCATATTAACTGGAAAGCTTATGCCCGCAGCGAAGAGCTGATGAGTAGTGATTTTAGCGGTGGCTTGAATGCCAGTTCGTTAATGATTGACGGCAATAGCCTTAAGCATTTACCGCTGGAGCTTCGTTTATCGCAATTGGCCAAATGGGTGCTGGAAGCGGAAAGGTTAGGGCTGGAGTATGGTTTGAAGCTGGATACTTCGGTGCTTAGTGCTGCTAAAGGCCATGCTCATAAGCATCAGTGTTTACAAATGCTGGCAGCCTATCAGATGGAAAAGAGCGAACAAACGGTATCAGAGACGCAACAAGCACCGGCGGCGAACTTTATGAGCCGTGTTAAAACCCTGCTGGCGCGCGATATGGGGCGAGGCAAGTCGGCATGA